A window from Candidatus Arthromitus sp. SFB-rat-Yit encodes these proteins:
- a CDS encoding PolC-type DNA polymerase III, whose amino-acid sequence MKVLKIEVWEDARRVLVYVEYEDDFDKEGLKARLRSQVDRNFNYEIILIKIFNDKSINGFLHNSYESFLEYVKVTNPMLHPIFSVMPNSVDDKLIFTSSNDFLIRRFNENNTNLELEAFIKSFFGIDVKIEIIHGIQHKEHIKIKDDVFVKDKSTNFVQTDSNILKSKERQIKYSDDCVIVGKQISESAIEISSITIPEKNIVIQGCVFNQKVITTRTGKEILNFYINDDTSSINVKYFLKSKDNGEILDKIKNDSNIKVKGEVVLDRFTNELAIIAYNINSINKIVRKDVYEEKRIELHTHTNLSTMDSVINVNELFKTLKEWGHKSVAITDHNVVQAYPSIMDASKKFGVKPIYGIEINMIDDLKPLINNTDCKTINDTFVVFDIETTGFSNVSEKIIEIGAVKIKNGEIIDEFSTFVNPEKVIPFNITELTSISNEMVASAPVIEDIIGKFYDFCSGAVLVAHNIDFDMSFIRRNGDKFGYSFKNSLLDTIDICKLLFPELKRYRLNVVAKHLAIPLDNHHRAVDDARATAIILIKCFEILKSREILSLDDLNKEYKENIGTSKFFTYQAILLAKDYTGLKNIYKLVSKGHLEYFFKTSRIPKSEILKHREGILIGSSFREGEIFKGITDYLDKDRIDNLVNFYDYFEVSPPINCTEQIKSERFKDHKEIEDIVFEIYNLGKNNGKLVVGVSNAHYIEKKDNIYRNILRVCQNFKVNLDDTSLYLRTTDEMFEEFKFLPKDIRNEIIISNPNKINDMIDEILPIPNGTFPPKIDGADNEIRTMTYEKAHSIYGENLHQIIKDRLDKELNSIISNGYAVLYLIAHKLVKKSLDDGYLVGSRGSVGSSIVATFCGITEVNGLPPHYVCSECKHTEFISDGSVNAGVDLPPKNCVKCGTEYLRDGFDIPFETFLGFDGDKEPDIDLNFSGEYQPLVHKYTEELFGKGYVFRAGTIGTIADKTAYGYVKKYLEEMNITVPQPEIERLSKGLTGVKRTTGQHPGGIMVVPKDNDIFNFTPIQHPADDIEADVITTHFDYHSISGRLLKLDILGHDDPTMLKMLKDLTGLNPQEIPLNDEKVLSLFTGVSALNMDSGYIDCSVGTLGIPEFGTKFVRQMLLDTKPTTFSDLVRISGLSHGTDVWINNAQEFIMKGYTTLKDCISTRDDIMVYLVYKGLPAKKAFDIMESVRKGKGLTQEYEEIMAENKIESWYIESCRRIKYMFPKGHAVAYVMMAVRIAYYKVYYPIEYYTAYCTVRADEFDADLICNGADLIKERIGQLNALGNNLTQKDKGLLTILEIALEAYSRGIKFHKVDLYRSHYNDFKIEDGGILPPIKALQGVGLTASKNLYDASRFCEFISIQDLKNRAKVSKTVIETLQSHGCIKDLPENNQLSMNLDIF is encoded by the coding sequence ATGAAAGTTTTAAAAATAGAGGTATGGGAAGATGCGAGAAGGGTTTTGGTTTATGTTGAATATGAAGATGATTTTGATAAAGAAGGTCTAAAGGCAAGGCTTAGAAGTCAAGTAGACCGAAATTTTAATTATGAGATTATTTTGATAAAAATTTTTAACGATAAGTCGATAAATGGATTTTTACATAATAGCTATGAATCATTTCTTGAATATGTTAAAGTTACTAATCCAATGTTACATCCAATTTTCTCTGTAATGCCTAATTCGGTTGATGATAAGCTGATCTTTACCTCTTCTAACGATTTTTTAATAAGAAGGTTTAATGAAAATAATACGAATTTAGAACTTGAAGCTTTTATAAAATCTTTTTTTGGTATAGATGTTAAGATAGAAATTATCCATGGAATTCAACATAAAGAGCATATTAAAATTAAGGATGATGTTTTTGTTAAAGATAAGAGCACTAATTTTGTTCAAACTGATTCAAATATTTTAAAGAGTAAAGAGAGGCAGATTAAATATTCAGATGATTGCGTTATTGTTGGGAAACAAATTTCTGAAAGTGCAATTGAAATATCTTCAATTACTATTCCTGAAAAAAATATAGTTATTCAGGGATGTGTTTTTAATCAGAAAGTTATAACAACTAGAACGGGTAAAGAAATTCTTAATTTTTATATTAATGATGATACTTCATCTATAAATGTAAAATATTTTTTGAAATCTAAAGATAATGGAGAGATCTTAGATAAAATAAAAAATGATTCTAACATTAAAGTTAAAGGTGAGGTTGTGTTAGATAGATTTACAAATGAGTTGGCTATTATTGCGTATAATATTAATTCAATTAATAAGATTGTGCGTAAAGATGTTTATGAAGAAAAGCGTATTGAACTACATACTCATACAAACCTTAGTACTATGGATTCTGTAATTAATGTTAATGAACTATTTAAAACTTTAAAAGAGTGGGGGCATAAATCTGTTGCGATCACTGATCATAATGTTGTTCAAGCATATCCTAGTATCATGGATGCATCTAAAAAATTTGGAGTTAAACCGATTTATGGTATAGAAATTAATATGATTGATGATTTGAAACCTCTTATTAATAATACAGATTGTAAGACAATTAATGATACTTTTGTTGTTTTTGATATTGAAACTACGGGGTTTTCAAATGTTAGTGAAAAAATAATTGAGATTGGTGCTGTTAAAATTAAAAATGGAGAGATTATAGATGAGTTTTCGACTTTTGTTAATCCAGAGAAAGTCATACCATTTAATATCACAGAACTTACATCTATAAGCAATGAGATGGTGGCATCTGCTCCTGTTATTGAAGATATTATTGGAAAGTTTTATGATTTTTGTTCTGGAGCTGTACTTGTTGCTCACAACATAGATTTTGATATGTCATTTATTAGGCGAAATGGTGATAAATTCGGATATAGTTTTAAAAATTCTTTGCTTGATACTATAGACATATGTAAACTTTTGTTTCCAGAACTTAAGAGATATAGGTTAAATGTGGTTGCGAAACATTTGGCTATACCTCTTGATAATCATCATAGGGCGGTGGATGATGCTAGAGCAACTGCGATCATTTTGATTAAATGTTTTGAAATTTTAAAATCACGGGAAATTTTGAGTTTAGATGATTTGAATAAAGAGTATAAAGAAAACATAGGAACATCAAAATTCTTTACATATCAAGCTATATTGCTTGCAAAAGATTATACGGGATTAAAAAATATATATAAGCTTGTGTCTAAAGGGCATTTGGAATATTTTTTCAAAACATCAAGGATTCCAAAGAGTGAGATATTAAAGCATCGGGAAGGTATATTAATAGGTTCATCTTTTAGGGAGGGTGAAATATTTAAGGGGATTACTGATTATTTGGACAAGGATAGAATTGATAATTTGGTAAATTTTTATGATTATTTTGAAGTTTCTCCACCTATTAATTGCACTGAGCAAATTAAATCTGAGAGATTTAAAGATCATAAAGAAATTGAAGATATTGTCTTTGAAATTTATAATTTGGGGAAAAATAATGGGAAGTTAGTTGTTGGAGTTTCAAATGCTCATTACATAGAAAAGAAAGATAATATTTATAGAAATATTTTGAGGGTTTGCCAGAATTTTAAGGTTAATTTGGATGATACAAGTTTGTATTTGAGAACTACGGATGAAATGTTTGAAGAATTTAAGTTTTTACCAAAAGATATAAGAAATGAAATTATAATTTCAAATCCAAATAAAATCAATGATATGATTGATGAAATTTTGCCAATACCAAATGGGACTTTTCCTCCTAAAATAGATGGAGCAGATAATGAAATAAGAACTATGACTTATGAAAAGGCACATTCTATTTATGGAGAAAATCTTCATCAAATAATAAAAGATCGACTTGATAAGGAATTGAATTCAATTATATCAAATGGTTATGCTGTGCTTTATTTAATCGCACATAAGCTTGTTAAAAAGTCATTAGATGATGGATATTTGGTTGGATCAAGGGGGTCTGTTGGTTCTTCAATTGTTGCGACATTTTGTGGAATAACGGAAGTTAATGGACTTCCACCTCATTATGTTTGTTCAGAATGTAAACATACAGAATTTATATCAGATGGTAGTGTAAATGCAGGGGTGGATTTGCCACCTAAAAATTGTGTGAAGTGTGGTACTGAATATTTAAGGGATGGATTCGATATCCCTTTTGAAACATTCTTGGGATTTGACGGAGATAAAGAGCCAGATATTGATTTAAATTTTTCGGGAGAGTATCAACCATTGGTACATAAATACACTGAGGAATTATTTGGTAAAGGTTATGTTTTTAGAGCTGGAACTATTGGAACTATAGCTGATAAAACAGCCTATGGATACGTTAAAAAATATTTAGAGGAAATGAATATTACTGTACCTCAGCCAGAGATTGAAAGATTGTCTAAAGGTCTAACTGGAGTTAAAAGAACAACCGGTCAACATCCAGGAGGTATAATGGTTGTCCCTAAAGATAATGATATTTTTAATTTTACACCAATACAACATCCTGCGGATGATATTGAGGCTGATGTAATAACAACACATTTTGATTACCATTCTATAAGTGGTCGTTTGCTTAAACTTGATATTCTTGGACATGATGATCCTACTATGCTTAAGATGCTTAAAGATTTGACTGGATTAAATCCTCAAGAGATACCATTGAATGATGAAAAAGTTCTTAGTTTATTTACTGGGGTATCTGCACTTAATATGGATAGTGGATATATAGATTGCTCTGTTGGGACGCTTGGGATTCCTGAATTTGGAACTAAATTTGTTCGTCAGATGTTACTTGATACAAAGCCAACTACATTTTCGGATCTTGTGAGAATATCTGGTTTATCACATGGGACTGATGTTTGGATCAATAATGCACAAGAATTTATTATGAAAGGATATACAACTTTGAAAGATTGTATATCAACAAGAGATGACATAATGGTTTATTTAGTTTATAAGGGATTACCGGCTAAAAAAGCATTTGATATTATGGAAAGTGTACGTAAAGGTAAGGGTTTAACGCAAGAATATGAGGAGATAATGGCAGAAAATAAAATAGAATCTTGGTATATTGAATCTTGCAGAAGAATTAAGTATATGTTCCCTAAAGGTCACGCTGTGGCTTATGTTATGATGGCTGTTAGAATTGCTTATTATAAAGTTTATTATCCTATTGAGTATTATACAGCTTATTGTACTGTTAGAGCTGATGAGTTTGATGCAGATTTAATTTGTAATGGAGCAGATCTTATTAAAGAAAGGATTGGTCAATTAAATGCTTTAGGAAATAATTTAACTCAGAAAGATAAGGGACTTTTAACCATACTTGAAATAGCGTTAGAAGCATATTCACGAGGTATTAAATTTCATAAAGTTGATTTGTATAGATCGCATTATAATGATTTTAAAATAGAGGATGGCGGGATACTCCCACCTATTAAAGCATTGCAGGGCGTTGGATTAACTGCTTCAAAAAATTTATACGATGCGAGTAGGTTTTGTGAATTTATATCTATTCAAGATTTGAAAAATAGAGCAAAGGTATCTAAAACTGTAATTGAGACACTTCAATCTCATGGATGTATAAAGGATTTACCAGAGAATAATCAATTATCTATGAATTTAGATATTTTTTAA
- a CDS encoding Crp/Fnr family transcriptional regulator produces MKKFLVVKTTGEEKMKNYLSILKECLIFKDIQENDLNYVLSSLNAKFLNVKKGVSILNMEDKPQYIGIVLSGSANIIQEDYWGKRTIFSVLQTGEVFAESFSYADVNSLPISIIARENSNILLIDCNKLLTIYTFSCKFHKILIQNLVKMLANKNVTLTRKIKHITQKSTREKILSYLSECAILFKNNTFKIPFNRQELADYLSVDRSALSNILCKMRDEGLIKFHKNKFELLKNI; encoded by the coding sequence ATGAAAAAATTTTTAGTTGTTAAAACAACGGGAGAAGAAAAAATGAAAAATTATTTATCTATACTAAAAGAATGTTTAATTTTTAAAGATATACAAGAAAATGACTTAAATTATGTACTTTCTTCTTTAAATGCAAAATTTTTAAATGTCAAAAAAGGCGTATCCATTTTAAATATGGAAGACAAACCTCAATATATTGGCATTGTTTTATCAGGAAGTGCCAATATTATTCAAGAAGACTATTGGGGAAAACGTACAATTTTTTCAGTATTACAAACAGGAGAAGTTTTTGCAGAATCATTTTCATACGCAGACGTAAACTCTCTTCCTATTTCAATAATAGCACGAGAAAATAGCAACATCTTATTAATTGACTGCAATAAACTTTTAACAATATATACATTCTCCTGCAAATTTCACAAAATTCTTATTCAGAATTTAGTTAAAATGCTTGCAAATAAAAACGTAACACTAACTCGCAAGATAAAGCATATAACACAAAAAAGCACACGAGAAAAAATATTATCTTATCTTTCTGAGTGTGCTATATTATTTAAAAACAATACTTTTAAAATACCATTCAATCGTCAAGAGTTAGCTGATTATTTATCAGTTGATAGAAGTGCTTTATCTAACATTTTATGTAAAATGAGGGATGAAGGACTTATTAAATTTCACAAAAATAAATTTGAACTTTTAAAAAATATCTAA
- the ispG gene encoding flavodoxin-dependent (E)-4-hydroxy-3-methylbut-2-enyl-diphosphate synthase — translation MDRILKNEVNIGNIKIGGCNPIAIQSMTNTNTKDINATINQINSLEKEGCDIVRIAVTDNQEVECIPTIKKNTNIPLVADIQFDYKIALGCIKNGIDKVRINPGNIGNEDKVREVVNACDEYGIPIRIGVNGGSLQKDILSKYGRKTTDALVESVLKNVDLLEKFRFKNIVISVKSSDVDMMIESYKKISSEVNYPLHLGVTEAGLFLSGAVKSSIGIGTLLHNGIGDTIRVSLTDDPVNEIRVAKEILKSLNIYNKGVNLISCPTCSRTKFNLIDLANKVEQLTKEIDKNITIAVMGCAVNGPGEAREADIGVAGGNGEGLIFKKGEILRKVKEENLLEELKKEIDTL, via the coding sequence TTGGATAGAATTTTAAAAAATGAGGTAAATATAGGTAATATAAAAATCGGTGGATGTAATCCAATAGCAATTCAATCAATGACTAATACAAATACTAAGGATATAAATGCGACTATAAATCAAATTAATTCTTTGGAAAAAGAAGGATGTGATATAGTTAGAATTGCTGTTACTGATAATCAAGAGGTAGAATGTATCCCTACAATTAAGAAGAATACAAACATTCCTTTAGTGGCTGATATACAATTTGATTATAAGATAGCTTTAGGTTGTATAAAAAATGGAATTGACAAGGTTAGAATAAATCCAGGTAATATTGGTAATGAAGATAAAGTTCGAGAAGTTGTTAATGCTTGTGATGAATATGGAATTCCAATAAGAATTGGCGTTAATGGAGGTTCACTTCAGAAAGATATTCTTAGTAAGTATGGAAGAAAGACAACTGATGCATTAGTTGAGAGTGTTTTGAAAAATGTTGATTTGTTAGAGAAATTTCGATTTAAAAACATAGTCATTTCAGTTAAATCGTCAGATGTTGATATGATGATTGAATCTTATAAGAAAATTTCTAGTGAGGTTAATTATCCATTACATTTGGGTGTTACGGAGGCAGGTTTATTTTTATCAGGAGCTGTTAAGTCAAGTATTGGTATTGGTACTTTATTGCATAATGGTATAGGTGATACTATTAGGGTTTCTTTAACGGATGATCCTGTGAATGAAATTAGGGTCGCTAAAGAAATATTAAAATCTTTGAACATTTATAATAAAGGTGTGAATTTGATTTCTTGTCCAACTTGTTCAAGGACAAAGTTTAATCTTATAGACTTAGCAAATAAAGTTGAGCAATTGACTAAGGAAATAGATAAAAATATAACTATTGCAGTAATGGGATGTGCTGTTAATGGTCCAGGGGAAGCAAGAGAGGCAGACATTGGAGTTGCTGGTGGAAATGGTGAAGGATTAATTTTTAAAAAAGGTGAAATACTTAGAAAGGTCAAAGAAGAAAATTTGTTAGAAGAATTGAAAAAGGAAATAGATACTTTATAA
- the rseP gene encoding RIP metalloprotease RseP, whose product MSNLIIILLVAVSFGILIIGHEFGHFIVAKMNGVLVEEFAIGMGPLLFKIKGKETMYSIRLLPIGGYVKMLGEYEDSDEEVDRTSQDRAYIYKSPLRKISIILAGPIMNFILAFFIFWGISTFNGYTDTVIREVVAGSPAETAGLKNGDKLISVNSKKFLNWNEFVFKLQTVENKEKINIGVIRDSQKINFDVFPNIENNSLTIGIKPQIVEKPGFFEGVANGFRQTVSEIKQVISSLGQLITGKASVKDLSGPITIFKVSGQAAKAGIQQLLNFTAFLSVNLGIFNLIPFPALDGGAFVINLIELVSKKRIKQEILAKINFVGFTLLILLMIFVTLKDILFPVAL is encoded by the coding sequence ATGAGTAATTTAATTATAATACTTTTGGTTGCAGTGAGTTTTGGTATTCTTATAATTGGGCATGAGTTTGGTCATTTTATTGTAGCAAAAATGAATGGGGTTTTAGTTGAAGAGTTTGCTATAGGAATGGGGCCTTTATTATTTAAAATTAAAGGCAAAGAAACTATGTACTCTATAAGATTATTACCTATTGGTGGATATGTTAAGATGTTAGGAGAATATGAGGATTCTGATGAAGAAGTTGATAGAACTAGTCAGGATAGAGCTTACATATATAAAAGTCCATTAAGAAAGATATCCATAATTTTAGCTGGACCAATTATGAATTTTATTTTGGCGTTTTTTATTTTTTGGGGAATTAGTACATTTAATGGATACACTGATACGGTTATAAGGGAGGTTGTCGCAGGAAGTCCAGCTGAGACTGCAGGATTGAAGAATGGAGACAAATTAATATCTGTAAACTCTAAAAAGTTTTTGAATTGGAACGAGTTTGTATTTAAGTTACAAACAGTTGAGAACAAAGAGAAGATTAATATAGGAGTTATAAGGGATAGTCAAAAAATTAATTTTGATGTTTTTCCGAATATTGAAAATAATTCATTAACTATTGGTATTAAGCCACAGATTGTAGAAAAGCCTGGATTTTTTGAAGGTGTAGCTAATGGATTTAGGCAAACCGTATCAGAAATTAAACAGGTCATATCATCTCTAGGACAGCTTATAACAGGTAAAGCATCTGTTAAAGATTTGAGTGGACCAATTACTATCTTTAAAGTTTCGGGTCAAGCAGCTAAGGCTGGAATTCAACAATTGTTAAATTTCACAGCGTTTCTTAGTGTGAATTTAGGAATTTTTAACTTGATACCTTTCCCAGCTTTAGATGGTGGAGCTTTTGTTATTAATTTAATAGAGTTGGTTTCTAAAAAGAGAATTAAGCAGGAGATTTTAGCGAAGATAAATTTTGTTGGATTTACATTGTTAATTTTGTTAATGATTTTTGTAACATTGAAAGATATACTATTTCCTGTAGCTTTATAA